The following coding sequences are from one Ovis canadensis isolate MfBH-ARS-UI-01 breed Bighorn chromosome 7, ARS-UI_OviCan_v2, whole genome shotgun sequence window:
- the LOC138444340 gene encoding brain ribonuclease isoform X2, with protein sequence MIYSKGTSNLPRECWVQRFLQGRAVIMAPKSLVLLSLLVLVLLVWVQPSLGKESAAAKFRRQHMDSGSSSSGNSNYCNLMMKRRRMTHGRCKPVNTFVHESLDDVKAVCSQKNITCKNGQPNCYQSNSTMNITDCRETGGSKYPNCAYKTSQKQKYITVACEGNPYVPVHFDGAVLLPATPLPSLPPPHKRRLL encoded by the exons atgatttaTTCAAAAGGAACATCTAACTTGCCACGTGAATGCTGGGTacaaag GTTTCTCCAGGGGAGGGCGGTCATCATGGCTCCGAAGTCCCTGGTCCTGTTGTCACTGCTGGTCCTCGTGCTGCTGGTGTGGGTCCAGCCTTCCCTGGGCAAGGAATCTGCGGCCGCCAAGTTCCGGAGGCAGCACATGGACTCTGGCAGCTCCTCCAGCGGCAACTCCAACTACTGCAACCTGATGATGAAGCGCCGGAGGATGACACATGGACGATGCAAGCCAGTGAACACCTTTGTGCACGAGTCCCTGGATGATGTCAAGGCCGTGTGCTCCCAGAAAAACATCACCTGCAAGAATGGGCAGCCCAACTGCTACCAGAGCAACTCCACCATGAACATCACAGACTGCCGCGAGACAGGCGGCTCTAAGTACCCCAACTGTGCCTACAAGACTAGCCAGAAGCAGAAATATATCACTGTGGCTTGTGAGGGAAACCCATATGTACCAGTCCACTTTGATGGTGCGGTACTTTTACCTGCCACACCCCTACCCTCACTGCCACCTCCACACAAGCGCAGGCTTCTCTGA
- the LOC138444340 gene encoding brain ribonuclease isoform X1, with translation MAPKSLVLLSLLVLVLLVWVQPSLGKESAAAKFRRQHMDSGSSSSGNSNYCNLMMKRRRMTHGRCKPVNTFVHESLDDVKAVCSQKNITCKNGQPNCYQSNSTMNITDCRETGGSKYPNCAYKTSQKQKYITVACEGNPYVPVHFDGAVLLPATPLPSLPPPHKRRLL, from the coding sequence ATGGCTCCGAAGTCCCTGGTCCTGTTGTCACTGCTGGTCCTCGTGCTGCTGGTGTGGGTCCAGCCTTCCCTGGGCAAGGAATCTGCGGCCGCCAAGTTCCGGAGGCAGCACATGGACTCTGGCAGCTCCTCCAGCGGCAACTCCAACTACTGCAACCTGATGATGAAGCGCCGGAGGATGACACATGGACGATGCAAGCCAGTGAACACCTTTGTGCACGAGTCCCTGGATGATGTCAAGGCCGTGTGCTCCCAGAAAAACATCACCTGCAAGAATGGGCAGCCCAACTGCTACCAGAGCAACTCCACCATGAACATCACAGACTGCCGCGAGACAGGCGGCTCTAAGTACCCCAACTGTGCCTACAAGACTAGCCAGAAGCAGAAATATATCACTGTGGCTTGTGAGGGAAACCCATATGTACCAGTCCACTTTGATGGTGCGGTACTTTTACCTGCCACACCCCTACCCTCACTGCCACCTCCACACAAGCGCAGGCTTCTCTGA
- the LOC138444089 gene encoding epididymal secretory protein E3-beta-like, whose protein sequence is MAPTLKVLGSLLALLFPLRGLLVHSQNLSWREFMKQHHLSTNWEFSKYKCNDLMRERGIPKDKNYHIFIYTLWHKIEHICLRNWRDRYRNVYIWAPYPFKTLKCIRKNSKGNYKDYKSYSYIEFHCSMNGFVDVVEDMRLLEDISN, encoded by the coding sequence atggcacccactctaaAGGTCCTAGGCTCTCTGTTGGCTCTGCTGTTCCCTCTACGTGGGCTCCTTGTACACAGCCAGAATCTTTCCTGGAGGGAATTTATGAAACAGCACCACCTGAGCACAAATTGGGAATTCAGCAAGTACAAATGCAATGATCTGATGAGGGAAAGAGGCATTCCAAAAGACAAGAACTATCACATCTTCATCTACACCTTATGGCACAAAATTGAGCATATATGCCTGAGGAACTGGAGAGACCGCTacagaaatgtatatatatgggccCCGTATCCCTTCAAGACACTCAAGTGCATCCGGAAGAACAGCAAAGGCAATTACAAAGATTACAAGAGCTACAGCTACATTGAATTTCATTGCAGCATGAATGGGTTTGTTGATGTTGTAGAGGACATGCGGTTATTAGAGGATATCAGCAACTAG